The genomic window tccaaagctaggctcaacaggacagaggctgtcctatacccaactcgcagacctctaaccaaCTAGAGAAGGGTTTctcaagcaactagagccagagccatatagccctcattgctgtatgttaatcccggataatcagttacaagacaagtccttctgttgctaaaaagtcatcttgtttatgtttgtagcatattcattaatcaagtttcaagatcatgattgttgcactagcaatagaactacccaatgcaaacctcccagggtgacaaggtaattgagtattcaaaatctaggaaatcctaccataggtagcaaggaagacacatgcatatgtattttagtgagcatcatgaataggacaacaaggaaggtacCTAGCTATACTTTccttgatcaaagttctcctGAAAGTTTTGCTagtcttgctggtcttgctggtcgtagaagttctcttgatcaccaatgtaaacctcaccgtctgaactcgatcaacaacaccaagcagcaacatacaatcatccgagcaatcatgcacgaagcaaacaaagggctataattagaacaatacaccaccaGCAAGAAAACAGTTTGAAAAGTGTATAAAAACATTCTACTTGTCACTACATTCACATAGACGCGAAATTCAccgaaatcggatctaaaacgagcAAGATATGGATTTTTCCAAGTTTTCCTTAAAGACTATTAATGCATTAAACATGAACTCGAAATTTAAAAATTGGAACTGGGCTAACAAGgacactaacacgtagattatgaaattacgaatccaacgcaagttgaatggatcaaatcggagttaaaatgagcaTTTTATAAGCATTTGaaaatcagtggcaaaactgtaattagtgaaaacgtattttgattCTGTTAAAAAGGAAAATACGTTTTCCAAAAACGAAAACATAGAAATCCGAAAGCGTAAAGGATGGTGGGTTCTATTATAAAGTCcgccaggggctctttagcaaaacgaCCACCCGAAGGGGTATCTATGAATCTCGGCCACTGGATCGAGATTGAACGATCTAGATTAGATCGGTGCGGTGTGCGGGCGGCGCTCCGGCCAGAGAAGAAGGCCAGCGCGGCGGCGTGACATGGCCGGCGGTGAGGTTCTCGCTGGCGCTGCTGGttcgggcgattccggccaccaTTTGGCACGGGACCGGGTCCATTCGAACGAGGAGCTCGACGCGGTCTCACCTAGCTAGGTGATGGAGGCGGATGGCGGTCACCGACGGCGTGTGGCTCaacgtgtaacaccctaggtgtttggcttccactaaattgcatgtcatttcataaacatgtgcattatctatgtcatcatgtcattgttactgaaacgtgcatatgcaacattttcaactgtgtatgtttcatgcttgattgttgtgaatggtagtagtgcaacatgtgaatgttacatgaaactctcatacttggaaacatggcaatatggtagtaatgtgacaagtataggataacaacaaggtcatgcaacatgtgaaacattgtattgaaacatatgtatgaattgcttgttttactttctttatcacatgtgatcagtagaagtggtataacaactttgtaaaatggttgatcatggtctaatacaccttaactacatttagtttacttgttggaacattgttcatgtagaccaaaatgaccaaaatgtcctcaagtgcaagtttgacttaAATTGACCCATGGAGTGTCatcgtttgactgattcaaaagtccaacttagaagctttgcatggctgtgcgctctttacaaaagttgtagataatttatcaaggaacaaaagttgttttatggccaattcatgaaaatggctagaacatgctcaaacatggcccacaagtcagatgtacatgctgatttcatacttagcaaatttttctaagtcccaagcagatttcagtttcatgagctgatgtttggagcactgtatctcactgACCAAGTCgaactagctcgagctccaattagtaaacttgtagtactcatgtaggtctccaactttgttaactatggcttaacctggatcgccacggattaggagttaatcgTCGCCAAACATGCTCTGTCAGTCGGGGCAATGGGCGACTGAATCGCGTTTCTGAAAAACGAttcagtgaccgtcatggccgaccggtgcAGAAGCTTGACGCCGCGTGTCCTCCACCCATCGCCGGCCTTCTGTCGCGCAGGCCATGCGCCGTGGACGTCCTGGCGACGCAGCAGCGCCTTGAAGCCGCCCCGCGCCTGCCCGTGCGCACTCGCCGCGCCATTTTCATTTCTTCGCCCCCTCTGCTCGCCGTCGCTCTACTGGAACACCAAAGCCGCCGAGCCAAAAATCCAGCCCCACCGCGCGCCTTGGTCCGATTGCTCCCAGCCAAAGCACCGCCGTGTGTTCCTCCACATcagagacctcaccgtcgtcgcTTTTTCTCGCCAGGTAGAGCTCACCGCGTAGGCGGCTCCACcaggtcgccatgaccgccgccgccgagcacgcgCGTGGCCGTGCTGCTCAAGCCCTTTCCCTCTCTTTCTCCCCCTTGCGCTGGTTTCTGTGGACCCTACTGAAACTCGTGGAGCCGACCATTAGGGCCAAGACGCcatggcctcgccggagccggccgtgcagtgactgagcgccgccgtggccatcgccacctcTCTTAGTTGCGTTAATCGCTGCGAGtaagggttcccctaggtccgctaggaTGAGACGAGCACGTAGACACTGTttccttcgccggagaagccaccggcggcgagctacgccaccggccgtcgcttctcccctgcttctctcgctgacacgcgggtccgCCCTGTCAGCCGTTGACGCGCGTGGCGGGAGCACGCTGGGCCGCGCCATCGGCTTGGGCCATGCCTGTGCACTCGTGGGCCGCCGTTCCTTGGGCCAGCCCACCTGTAGCTGTtaggttttcttatttgttttgtttatttgttttcacagatttatgtgcaTGATTCTAAAATatgtatttcctagtatatagatccaaatgatgtggttctaattttgttaagttcctggtcatgtctagtatttaataaaaatataataggagcacatgttttagaaaacttggatgaattaaataggagtttgaaatgtgtttttagaagcatgcaaacttgtttgaattttatcttgagtttctgtagtccaaaaattatgaaattttgtgggtcctctattttgatttagtagagtctctggttaaaatttcagagctagtgcatgtgtagtttttaagttatagaatttccttttattaatgggtggatcttgtgtgaattttcataatttttctatagatccagtaaaggtaaaatttggtgggtactattcttatgctagaatgatgctaggaaaaatgtgaaatctgttgcttgacacttttcgttaggatttcttaattatgccattttaagccagtatgccttatcatttttgtgtagactgttatacttactcaatggctttgaaatttttatggtagcctatgtgaagcatgagatagctactgtaatttttatagatttttctgaacagttttactatatattgctttaatcacctaattaactagataaattagaaaagagtattaaataatttatttagaagttgacactatactttctgatgtttattaggtatgcaaaacaagttggtaaacttggtttgatcaaagtatgcttttgcacaatcattaaataattaagttagtaaccccgtcattcgggacagattctaggtttgctggaaattgatttagttaacataagaatcatactttgatgtttacaaatgttttgtagagaatttcataagctttccagaatgtcctcatgcaagtcatttggagttgtagaactttagttgtgatttaattaagggactacttgtatgcatatgaaacttaaatgttaaattatgtatacctttattatttctaagttgtggtaatgttcctaggtgttaggcctttaactgaagatgagcatctttaccataggttatgcaagttaggtaagttgatcttgtctttaagttaagtagatacatgcttaaagtgattttaatAGAGCCaactactcggtaaacgagtgtccagtgatactttcgtaaacactcactgtgattcattcatcatgagcatcatgtcattccttatgcatccatgataattatattttgcatcggcatgcaataggtgtaccggaaggagtaaccctgctggaattcgaggaactgagcgagcagcagcagccgacaccggagattcaggaggagcagccttcaggagaagtgccagacgaggtcgccgttgagtgcccggatcactgtccttgcaactttgtgaaaggcaagccccggagcatattaagcctcctaatttccgaaatgcagtatagtattattgttacatatatattgttgcattaagtttaggtgttggatgcaaacacttgctgcattggttacccaattccttgtccagatattgttaccctaaatcccatgtagctcaggctcgagtagtgcttatccctgcttaaacgcggtagaagtcgggtgatttcctgtcacctgcgagatataggaatatacatgtggcacggttggctatatttgctatcgtggaaaagaactagtcttaatttgaaatgaagaccggacggaggcttaccggtttgcagtgactccgtctgcgtcgcttaaggactgattcttggagcctttcctgttcatgttgaacgcatgcctctctcttagttggccgggtctagagaccgaccgcgaagccgagtagctcaactcaggccaggagtcgataagtataaagtatgcctcggaagggagccgtaggcgtgagtccaagggcaggtgatttaaaagtcctgatcgtcctggcagaagggtaatccctgagagcgctggcgctgatcgaacccgcgaatttggttcctgagttgtaccaaaggtaacccacggctacccttgctaagtataccagggtgagagttaggaataccccctcagctaagttgtaattcgattcgaatcgctgtctctcccggttagtgagaacttgacgggcttatctccaatgtagatacacttaataacataatggttcggcaatgatgatatgatgatgacagccttattatacctgctatggttaatactgtttgctcctaataagtgagtgctctagtacaggtgctaatctagtggacaggtaaataatgataagcttgatgctaagtttaaattggttaccataatcttaagctcttttctgcaactgtgtcaagctagcccacctgaaaagccttgcatgatccttggtgtctttatttctgtttttgtcgggtaagtctagctgagtaccttctcgtactcagggtttatctcccacctgttgcagatgaccagttctactttggttgctgcaagtactgccttctcccagctggggatgaagactagaccgttgggcgcggtctctactagttctcgtacctgataatgcttttgtgggacatgactcagacttggcaatgtatttgaaaactatgatgttttgtactaaactatgttgcttccgcacactcaaacttggtttgtaatattctaattcaactctgatggatgtaatccgaatgctacttgtgaaatgttgtaacagatgatgtgttgtgttgaatcattacgatcttggtttatatgtcgagagttggttgaaatccttcgtgatttccggactaccgggattatgggagcttaagtacaggaatttgatcgcttcggtgattgtttttgtacttacgttcttatgatttggtcggttctgttacacaacGCGGCGGCGACAGAGCTCCTGTGCACAGGGAAAACACAAAATAAGCAAAATTTTACCGGAGAAAAAAACTCGGGAAGACTCACGGGATCAAGGCGAACTCGTTCACGTGCTTACAGGGACGAGAAGGATGATGGTTACGGCGAATTGCGAGCTTGGGCGGTGGCCTAGGGTTTTGGCTCACGAGGAGAGCTCAGGCGAGGGCGGCGCATGTGCTAGGGCTTGGGAAAATGGGCACAGACACGGTCACATGCCCTCTTATAGGCAGACTTGGACGTGGGCCACATGCCACCTCGACTCGGGCGGAAAAAGGAGGCGGGATCGGAGTCTGGCTCGGGTCCAATGGAGGAAGACACTGCTGACGTGTGGGCCAGCTTCGTCAGCGAGACAGAGAGAGGAGGAGGGCTGCTGCCGCTGTGGGCTGCCGTGAGCTGGGCCTCGGCCTCCTTGGCCTaagaagaagagaggaggagtAGGCCTGCTCCGCATGGCGAGCTGGGCTTGGCTACTTGCTGGGCCAAAAGCCAAGAGAGTGAGAGAGGTGAGGTTttatccttttctttttattttctagaaTTTTGAATCAACCTTTTCAAAAGGAATTTGAAACTCTTTTCAAAAGCTACAGAAACCAGTCAAACATAATAAAATATGCATCAGCATGTATGCAGCAACCTGTTCCTAAGCTTAGGATAAATTTTAGTTTCACAAAGTTATTTATTTTACTTTATTGACATGCTCACAAAATTGCACTAAAATCAATTTCAGctattttaaaataatgcaaaattttgggtgttacaaatctacccccttaagagaatctcgtcctcgagattagaCTGTGCTTACTCAAACAACTACGGGTATGTCTTTCTCAAttcatcctctctttcccaagttgcctctgcttccgaataccgattccactgaaccttacacatcctaATTGTTCTGCTTCTTGTAACTTTCTCAGCTATATCCATAATCTTAattggaaactcctcatatgttAGATcatccttaacagcaagttcctCTAATGGTATTTGTTCCTCAggcacacgcaaacacttcttaagttgagacacatggaacacatcatggacACCAGATAGGTTCTCAGGCAATTCTAATTGATAAGCCACTTCTCCACATCTCTTTAAAACTTTAAATGGACCAACATACCTTGGGGCTAGTTTACCTTTCATGTTGaaccttttcacacttctcataggtgatactTTTAAATAGACATAATCTCCTTCTTCAAATACCAAGTCTCTTCTTCAATTATCTACATAGCTATTCTGACGGGTTTGTGCTACTCTCAggttctctctaatctttctcaCCTGCCCTTTAGCGTTTCTAAGCACATCTGGTCTAAACACTTGACTTTCAcctatttgattccaaaataagggtgttctacacttacgcccatacaaagcttcaaacggtgacatcttgagactctGTTGATagttgttgttgtatgagaactctgcataacacaaactcttatcccaactagtaccatactgcaacgcacatgctctcaacatgtcttctaaaatctgattaaGTCTCTCTGTCTGTCCATTAGTTTGAGGATGGTAGGCTgtgctaaaattcaactttgtgccCAGTGAAGTGTGCACCTATTTCCAAAAATGAGAAGTGAACTGTGAACCTCTATTAGACACAATCTTCTTTGGAACACCATGCAAActcactatcctttccatgtatagttCTGCTAACTTTGGTCCTCTATAAGTGGTCTTGACAGGTAAGAAGTGAGCAATTTTAGTcaaacgatccacaatcacccatattgaatcataacctttctgagtacgtggtaaccccACTATTGATGactacaggcccgatcttccgagaggtagccggtaagttcgatttgtggagatctcaacattggcaatccggcttcaaatcagacacgattcgaaccctgcaaccattacaccaccgctccgttggttatcaaccaagcacaacttgattgacctcgccaagaaggcttttcctgcaagcgaatcgaagagcacaagcaagaaggtaaatcacgcaatctgaaattgcaaatatgaatgacgcgaatatcaatagagggttcaagaactcggttccaaaggactaatcgacacagtggaggagatcaagaacgggggccctggatcactgtaaaaggatttgtcaccacagttacaatgaacgattcaatttctcgagggaaaactaaactctaaacaaaacccaattgtgtagcagcggtggcggctgtgtttatagtctaagactcgacctagggttggggacggccaggggttgggcgcccacaacttgggcttaaggcccgacacgatacatggccaagttggcccaaataggtgacgcagcaccttgctgtggtcacatagaatgatccatggaccttctggagctgggaccagatccaaaacgacggcatcgtcgtcccctttccaacgcatccaagaacggcccgttttgatgtcgtatgaggaagttatgactgaaacagtaacgacgtgtctgctgaatccgaggacgacgtggcagctgagttggaaacgaattgcaacttggggaagaccatggcgtcggtgtgtccagcgtggcgatgtcctcatcatcctccccttctcgaattggagtcgtcctcgactccatcttggcgatgtcctcattatcccctccttgtagaattggagtcgtcctcgactccatcccatcatcagcgaactcctgcaaaaggttagtgacagcaggcaatgcaccagacataaaaggttgacaaaacatagtataacatggtgcatcaggattatcacataactcagcagtagcaggagttgtagcaagaaaagcacctccttttaacttaatcccattatttttagcaatgtctgttggaggtttatttttgatctcattagcatgtttaataatatccgtaggagacaaaggcagcaatgtaattttcttgtccttatgtatgatagtgtatgtattagttctaccatggtgtaaggcatcattatcaaattcccatgggcgacctaacaaaatggaacaagcttgcatagggacaacatcaaaatcagcagtatcatgataagagcccgtgaaaaagctaatgcgtgctgatttagttaccttagtcttaccactattattgaaccattgaagtttatatggatacgaatgttgtcgtgtggtcaagccaagcttgtcaaccaaatctgaactcaccaagttgttgcaactcccgctatcaatgatagtgagaacacgacaaccctgcacaatgagatacatgtggaacaaattgtggcgttggatcttcatctcttcttcatgacccacacgtgtactcaacacacgctgcacaagaaggctagggtagtccgcggcagcagccacagagtcaatggtgatggtctccttgtcatgatcgccctcgatgggatctgcatcaatgttagcagcaagggctaaatcatcttcaacatcactagcacttacatatccatcctcggtagcaatgaaagcgcgacgactggggcattccttcatgacatgtcccatgcctttgcatcggtggcaaatgattttagagctagacgaggaggagctagtagaagcacccggagtgccacttttcttcagctgtggaaactgcacattagacaatttacttaccctggaagaaaatggaggtgtagatggctgtggtgcaataggaagcttgggcgtctccggctcggaacgctgctgaaaattcctcccattgttagacctgagaggctggtgttgtttgcgtccctgtacttctcatttggccttaatagcaagatgatacaattgggaaaaattgcgccattctttgtaatcaagtatgttctgtatatcatggtttaaaccaccaaaaaatctagcactagcatcatcatcatcttcatttataccacaacgtgctaaaccaataagcaattcttgatagtatgcttctactcctttatcaccttgttttaaagtttgtagtttcaaacgtaaatcacgttggtaataaggaggaacaaaacgagatttcatacgttgctttaaaacattccaagtttgaggcacagcagcagcattattggcattacaaagatcactccaccagaacaaagcaaaattagtaaactcactggtagcaagtctaactctatgctcagcaggaacattatgagaatcaaatttttgttgaacagcaagctcccaatctaaatatgcctctggatcaacattaccagcaaaaggtggtagactaaatttaattttagcaaaaggatcattattaccatgattattacctgccataccgcgacgattgaagttgaggcggcgacgggcaccaccgtcagcatacgcatcttcatcaccagcatcttcatcatcagcacgataaggtggagggcgttgctcaagctgttcaatgcgggtgaccagattgttcacgttgcgcgtcagctcggtcataagattgcgttgttcagtcatgaacgttgcaagctcgcccttggacacgcactcattgaagtccgtcagagttcctgccatggttagaagatagaaaaagacaacaccaaagtattatcccta from Miscanthus floridulus cultivar M001 chromosome 11, ASM1932011v1, whole genome shotgun sequence includes these protein-coding regions:
- the LOC136491642 gene encoding uncharacterized protein, coding for MRSVKRFNMKGKLAPRYVGPFKVLKRCGEVAYQLELPENLSGVHDVFHVSQLKKCLRVPEEQIPLEELAVKDDLTYEEFPIKIMDIAEKVTRSRTIRMCKVQWNRYSEAEATWEREDELRKTYP